From a region of the Mycosarcoma maydis chromosome 7, whole genome shotgun sequence genome:
- a CDS encoding uncharacterized protein (related to Cleavage stimulation factor), whose protein sequence is MAGAQRGSRVVFVGNIPYDMSEEQLTDVFREVGKVVGFRLVNDRETGKFKGYGFCEFEDPETAASAVRNLNEVEVGGRPLRISFADIDPLMEGRSTQHGQFDQDDLRRRAAAAGRAGRPGTFGHGGTARGGGMAGGGGWQQRGPADSGFGQRQFGGPPGGQAYGGPVGAQMGGGAPGGYAGAGAASMGVGGGPYTLPANLPAGVPLPAGVGSTDAITQTLATLPPNQLLDIMSQMKSLVATSPDQARALLTGHPQLAYALFQAMLMMNVVDPDILQRILAASGAVPGAVAAAAASVPPHMQTHSGASNGSATPPQRYGTAAAATRYAAPARPPPTSYAQPGYGGAPSAPAANDAVAALAGQNLPEEQKALLMQVLQLTPDQINALPPDQKASILQLKAQFGQA, encoded by the coding sequence ATGGCGGGCGCACAGCGAGGTTCGCGCGTTGTTTTCGTCGGCAACATCCCGTACGACATGTCTGAGGAGCAGCTCACCGACGTCTTTCGCGAGGTGGGTAAGGTCGTCGGTTTCCGACTTGTCAACGATCGAGAGACGGGCAAATTCAAGGGGTATGGCTTTTGCGAGTTTGAAGACCCCGAGACGGCGGCGTCGGCAGTACGAAACCTGAACGAAGTCGAGGTTGGAGGCCGACCTCTGCGCATTTCGTTTGCCGATATCGATCCGCTGATGGAAGGGCGTTCGACGCAACACGGTCAATTTGATCAGGATGATCTGCGCAGAAGAGCTGCGGCAGCCGGACGAGCAGGTAGACCAGGCACATTCGGTCATGGCGGGACAGCGAGAGGAGGCGGAATGGCAGGTGGAGGCGGATGGCAACAACGTGGTCCTGCGGATAGCGGGTTCGGACAAAGGCAGTTTGGTGGCCCGCCTGGAGGGCAGGCGTACGGTGGACCAGTTGGAGCTCAGATGGGCGGTGGTGCGCCTGGTGGCTATGCTGGTGCAGGAGCTGCATCGATGGGCGTAGGAGGTGGGCCATACACATTGCCTGCTAACCTTCCTGCTGGCGTGCCGCTACCTGCAGGTGTCGGCTCGACAGATGCTATCACACAGACACTGGCGACGCTGCCGCCAAACCAACTGCTCGACATTATGAGCCAGATGAAGTCGCTAGTGGCTACTTCGCCCGATCAAGCGCGCGCTCTGCTCACTGGTCATCCGCAGCTGGCATATGCCCTGTTTCAAGCGATGCTCATGATGAATGTCGTTGATCCCGACATTCTTCAACGCATTCTTGCCGCCTCTGGTGCGGTGCCCGGTGCTGTGGCCGCGGCGGCGGCCAGTGTACCGCCTCACATGCAGACGCACTCAGGCGCTAGCAACGGCTCTGCAACACCGCCTCAACGCTACGGCACTGCGGCAGCTGCGACAAGGTACGCTGCACCAGCGCGCCCACCGCCGACGTCGTACGCGCAACCAGGCTATGGCGGTGCACCCAGCGCACCTGCAGCCAACGACGCAGTAGCAGCACTGGCAGGGCAGAACTTGCCCGAAGAACAGAAGGCACTTCTTATGCAGGTCTTGCAGCTCACACCGGACCAGATCAACGCTTTGCCTCCGGATCAAAAAGCGAGCATTctgcagctcaaggctCAATTCGGTCAAGCGTGA
- a CDS encoding uncharacterized protein (related to Prefoldin subunit 1) produces MSSIPDETLSKVLEKIQLQVYQTNQQLAALRAQISARERESKLLTLTLTELQAIQDSNASFYSSVGKMFIQESRPVILADLTAKHQANSADLDAFKKKQQYLVKQGQDAQAHLKDIFSSVNRHQQQQSA; encoded by the exons ATGTCGTCGATTCCGGACGAGACGCTTTCGAAAGTGCTTGAGAAGATCCAGCTGCAGGTGTACCAGACCAACCAGCAACTGGCGGCGTTGCGAGCGCAGATCAGCGCGCGAGAGCGCGAGTCCAAGTTGCTCACCTTGACTCTGACCGAATTGCAGGCGATCCAAGATTCCAATGCAAGCTTCTACAGCAGTGTAGGCAAGAT GTTCATCCAAGAATCACGTCCAGTCATCCTCGCCGACCTCACAGCCAAGCACCAGGCCAACTCAGCAGATTTGGACGCCTTCAAGAAGAAACAACAG TACCTCGTAAAACAAGGCCAGGACGCACAAGCCCACCTGAAAGACATCTTTTCCAGCGTCAACcgccatcagcagcaacagtcGGCGTAA